The segment TCAGGTGGTGGGTTGGGCTTTCTCAACACTGGTCCGCAAAAGGGAAATGACTTTCCCTGGCTCCGGAGCTCCAAACACTGAACTTCCAGCTACGATACAGTTGGCCCCTGCTTCAGCCGCTGCTTCTATAGTCGATGGGCCTAACCCTCCGTCCACCTCAATATCTAGCGTAGGATACTTCTGCCTCAGTGCCCGGACCTATCCCCAAAATTATCATTAAACCGAGGTTACAAGGGGATCTCAGTAAGCAAATGGCGTTAGAAAGATTAAACAACCTTGTCCATCATGCTGGGCATGAACTTCTGACCTCCAAATCCAGGCTCCACTGTCATCACTAGCACCATTTCTACCGGAGTTTCCCCTTCAACCTGGTCATAGATTCAAAAAGCATATGCTATAATCGCATTCTAGAAACGggcagaaaattaaaatatcattacCAGGGGATAGACTTCTTCAACAGGTGTTCCAGGTTTTAGAGCCACACCTGGCCTCATCCCTGCAGACTTAATCTTACTCACAAGTTCTTGCCAGTTCTCTGAAATAAGAAGCAAATACAAAGTACTCAAAGATCATTAAAAATGAGACAAAACGAACATGAGAAAGATTAAGAGCTAGGTAACTATACCTTTGGCCACCTCAACGTGGAATGTGAAACCAGACGCCCCAGCTTTACCCATCTGCTCCACGTAATCCATGGGGTTCGTCACCATTAGGTGGCAATCAAGATATGCACTGTGATCATCGAGTGCAAAGGGACATCAGTTCACTTAATAACATGTGTCAGGTATTGAATTCAAGGGGAGAGAAACTCGTTATTACCTTGTGTGCTTTCTCAAACTCTCGATGACAGGAGCACCAATGGTTAGATTTGGGACAAAATGCCTGTCCGAGCAACACAGAGAGTTATACACCCGAGAGAGTATCTTGAGACAAGGAAGCCTTTTGACAAAGCTAGATGCTAATAAGTTAAACACAGCTAAGGCAGTGAAAATATTTACCCGTCCTGCAAATGAAATAACAGGGAAGTTAATAAGTATGAAACAAGGAAAGGTTCTGTATCATATAAGTCTATAACAACGAAACTCAGTTTCTTGTTTCATACTAAGAGCAGATACAATTTGATTCGGATTAGAATTTCCACAAACATGTTGTTATAAGAAATCATGATTAATGATAGATTAAAGCTCAAACATATTCAGATTCACAAACTGTCTAAAGAAAAGATCAAAAACAAACGATGACTCATGGATTACAGAGATAAGTTAGGTACAACCTGGAACTTTATCATATCAAAGTGAAAGCCAATGACTAagtgaaataaaaattaaaatttttagattttagagtTACCATGATGTCCATGTGAAGCCAGTCAGCGCCCAAATCAACCATCCGCTTGGCCTCTGCGGCTAGATTTGCAAAGTCCGAAGACAGCATTGAAGGAGCTATCTTTGGCGACACCACCATCTTTCTTGAATTTCGAACTATGGATAGAGAGAATTGAGAAAAAATCGAACAGAAGTGCTTAGATTAAGTTCAGAAACAAGATTGTTCAAAGAACACTGGCCAATAAACAACAACCTCAACTTTAAGACAGAACAGAAAACTACTCATCTGCATGTCATAACGGTTGGTATTAAGGAagaacaaaacacacacaagatTTCAACTTTGATTAGGGTTTTCAACTTTGAATCAAGTTTTCGAGACTAGAGCTGATCCACAACAAAATCACAGAGTTATAGAGAAACATGAACCTAATAATATCCGAGAAGCTCCAACTGGAGAAGATCGAAACCcatattcatattcatattcatAAATCACAAAACTGAACTTCAGCAACTAACTTTAGAGAGTAAGAAAAATTGCAAAAAGTACCTACTGATTGTGGattgaacaagaagaagaagaagtgcgATTCCGACAACGTCTCGATtttgcagagagagagagagagaggcgaatctggttttgtttcttcttcttctcctgaaAAGTGAAAACCGACCGGTTGCTCGACCAATGACGAGAGCTTCTACCAAACATCTCCAATAAaaaatcatcttttttttttgtcaactggaaattttattaaaacggGACAGAGCCCAACAAGGGAATCAGCCCAACACAAAGAAAACAGAAAGCCCAACAAACGGGCCGCATTTACAAAACACCATGGGCCTATAGCCCAATGGAGAGAAACCGTTGAGGAAGGTCGGCGACACTTGCCACCACGTGTCAGAGCGACGAACGACTCTATGATACGCGTCAAGACGAAgcaccaccacctccaccggAAGAGTCACGTCGGAGCTCCGCCACCGCGGAGAAGGATCAGTGAAAGACCAACAAAGTGATCTTACAAAGGACCAAGACGCAACCGGACCACCGCTTCGGGAAAAGCCACCGTCTACAATCGATCTAAAAGAACTTCGATCTTCGAAGGATTAAATCAAGAGTCGATGGAACAAGGAAGGGCTAAAGCGGCAATCAAACTGAACCGGGAAAAAACCCGGAGAGGAGCCGGCGAAGAGATTTAACGGGAACATCTCTTCCCGGAGACAAAAGCCGGCGAAGATAACGTTGAAGGAACCGTTACTTCCT is part of the Brassica rapa cultivar Chiifu-401-42 chromosome A09, CAAS_Brap_v3.01, whole genome shotgun sequence genome and harbors:
- the LOC103838288 gene encoding ribulose-phosphate 3-epimerase, cytoplasmic isoform isoform X1; translated protein: MIFYWRCLVEALVIGRATGRFSLFRRRRRNKTRFASLSLSLQNRDVVGIALLLLLVQSTIIRNSRKMVVSPKIAPSMLSSDFANLAAEAKRMVDLGADWLHMDIMDGHFVPNLTIGAPVIESLRKHTSAYLDCHLMVTNPMDYVEQMGKAGASGFTFHVEVAKENWQELVSKIKSAGMRPGVALKPGTPVEEVYPLVEGETPVEMVLVMTVEPGFGGQKFMPSMMDKVRALRQKYPTLDIEVDGGLGPSTIEAAAEAGANCIVAGSSVFGAPEPGKVISLLRTSVEKAQPTT
- the LOC103838288 gene encoding ribulose-phosphate 3-epimerase, cytoplasmic isoform isoform X2; its protein translation is MVVSPKIAPSMLSSDFANLAAEAKRMVDLGADWLHMDIMDGHFVPNLTIGAPVIESLRKHTSAYLDCHLMVTNPMDYVEQMGKAGASGFTFHVEVAKENWQELVSKIKSAGMRPGVALKPGTPVEEVYPLVEGETPVEMVLVMTVEPGFGGQKFMPSMMDKVRALRQKYPTLDIEVDGGLGPSTIEAAAEAGANCIVAGSSVFGAPEPGKVISLLRTSVEKAQPTT